From one Dehalobacter sp. 12DCB1 genomic stretch:
- the groEL gene encoding chaperonin GroEL, producing MRLTIGSSLGFSGTVRSEIAKGVYAVADLVQTTMGPLGKNVIIERRYGYPLITKDGVTVARHIVLLDPAPSVGVKLCQEVAQKTNDLVGDGTTTSIVLFASMVRQGMKLLEAGYNSQQLKKGMELALQSACDKLEKMSIPADSIEKILSVSTVSSKDMKIGKLIAEAMERVGINGIITVGSSQQKRSFVEVSSGLEIEKGYTTPNFITKGDRMVIELEEAFVFMTDCPITTVNEMDKILNWCVANKRSLLLIANDIRRDALGALVWAKKSGRVNGVAIEAIGSGQQRLDFLEDIAVYTGGSVVSTLLGSSLDSCKVSTCGKADRIVVTGGKTVISNGQGKTEEIEKRIRQLRALLEMSSSKKEQDVFKNRIANLSDGIAVIQVGGITDIEMQELKYRVEDGVHAAQTAVRSGILPGGGKAAWWVAQNLKDELESIKLAGKNELNDGLAKGYEIVIKAMEEPMIQMLKNAGKDYVQIIKSLNSVQSWVGFDIVTNQMTDMLRGGIVDPSLTIISSLRNSISSASMLLTCEAVVGEGLFTKSQPELKDLTTY from the coding sequence ATGCGATTAACAATCGGTTCATCCTTGGGTTTTTCAGGAACAGTAAGAAGTGAAATAGCCAAAGGTGTATATGCCGTGGCAGATTTGGTGCAAACGACGATGGGTCCCCTGGGGAAAAACGTGATCATCGAAAGAAGATATGGTTATCCATTGATAACAAAAGATGGTGTAACCGTAGCCCGGCATATTGTCCTTTTAGATCCGGCTCCATCCGTTGGCGTAAAACTTTGTCAAGAAGTAGCACAAAAGACAAACGATTTAGTTGGCGATGGAACAACGACTTCCATTGTCTTGTTCGCATCTATGGTAAGGCAAGGGATGAAACTCTTGGAGGCCGGCTATAATTCACAACAACTGAAAAAAGGCATGGAGTTGGCTTTGCAATCAGCCTGCGACAAGTTAGAAAAAATGAGTATTCCTGCTGACTCGATTGAAAAAATACTGAGTGTTTCAACGGTTTCCTCGAAAGACATGAAAATAGGAAAGCTCATTGCCGAAGCCATGGAAAGGGTGGGTATAAACGGAATTATTACAGTGGGTTCCAGCCAACAAAAGAGGAGCTTCGTCGAAGTAAGTTCCGGTCTGGAAATTGAGAAAGGATATACCACCCCCAATTTCATTACCAAAGGTGACCGTATGGTGATTGAACTTGAGGAAGCGTTTGTGTTTATGACTGACTGCCCTATAACAACAGTCAATGAAATGGATAAGATTCTCAATTGGTGTGTCGCTAACAAAAGAAGCTTGCTGCTAATAGCCAATGATATTAGAAGAGATGCTTTAGGTGCTTTAGTCTGGGCCAAGAAGAGCGGCAGGGTAAACGGGGTAGCCATTGAAGCGATAGGTTCCGGACAGCAGAGACTAGATTTTCTTGAAGATATTGCGGTGTATACGGGTGGCAGTGTTGTCTCTACGTTGTTGGGAAGTTCTTTAGATAGTTGTAAGGTATCAACTTGCGGGAAGGCGGACCGGATCGTCGTGACAGGCGGGAAGACCGTTATAAGCAATGGTCAGGGTAAAACAGAGGAGATAGAAAAGCGCATCAGGCAGCTCAGAGCCTTGTTAGAGATGAGTTCTAGTAAAAAAGAGCAAGATGTTTTCAAGAATCGAATTGCCAATTTGTCAGATGGTATAGCTGTTATTCAAGTAGGGGGCATAACCGACATTGAAATGCAGGAATTGAAATACCGGGTGGAAGATGGGGTTCACGCAGCCCAGACAGCTGTGAGATCCGGTATCTTGCCGGGGGGTGGGAAAGCAGCCTGGTGGGTGGCCCAGAACTTAAAAGACGAACTTGAAAGTATAAAGCTGGCAGGCAAGAACGAATTAAATGATGGATTAGCAAAGGGTTATGAAATCGTGATCAAAGCCATGGAAGAACCCATGATCCAAATGCTGAAAAATGCCGGCAAAGACTATGTGCAAATTATTAAATCACTCAACTCCGTACAATCTTGGGTTGGCTTCGACATTGTTACCAATCAGATGACGGATATGCTGAGAGGAGGTATCGTAGATCCCAGTTTAACCATAATTAGCTCATTAAGGAACAGTATCAGTTCCGCTTCCATGCTATTAACCTGTGAGGCTGTGGTGGGTGAAGGGCTGTTTACCAAGTCTCAACCTGAGCTTAAAGATCTGACTACTTATTGA
- a CDS encoding molecular chaperone GroEL: MESMILKGEKARNALVRGINLVTDCVKATLGPNGHNVVFEERRPRFPTTTNDGVTIVERIDLQDSFENLGCRILQQAAGQTNKMAGDGTTTSIILAQGFVQEGIKNVAAGENSLDILQGMSKAIDLVITKLRENATEVKTIEQIQQLATVSSGEEEIGGIITQAYQKVGMNGIIQFELGKKQETILDIVDGIKFAKGYLSPLMINKQEKACVELENPLILIVDERITYIYQIMSVLESVVSSQRPLLIISEDISMELLKLLVSNKINRTMEIAAVTSPGYGERRKAYLEDIATLTGGMVISEENGITLEEVLSQHLGGAKKVIVQKESTSIIGGYGSKTEIEERAQQVKARIVDAEDDWTKGKLRERLGWLNGKICTVKVGGATEAEAIRKQYLVEDALNSARAGIEHGVLPGGGVALLEAAKILETVQSANKGEMIGNKIVSEVLKLPVKILAENNGRNSLEVISEIMTLPQGYGYDALTDCYVDLVEQGIFDAAEVTIQALQNAYSVAALVINSEGLITYEV, translated from the coding sequence ATGGAGTCTATGATTCTAAAAGGTGAAAAGGCCAGGAATGCTTTGGTCCGTGGGATCAACCTGGTTACCGATTGTGTGAAGGCAACACTAGGACCAAACGGACATAATGTCGTTTTTGAAGAAAGAAGGCCCCGTTTTCCTACGACTACAAACGATGGAGTAACCATCGTAGAGCGTATCGATCTCCAAGATTCCTTTGAGAATCTTGGTTGCAGAATTCTCCAGCAAGCCGCTGGACAGACGAATAAAATGGCTGGAGACGGAACGACTACTTCGATTATTCTGGCACAGGGGTTTGTACAGGAGGGAATAAAGAACGTTGCAGCCGGCGAGAATTCTTTGGATATATTGCAGGGTATGAGTAAGGCAATTGACTTAGTAATAACCAAGCTTAGAGAAAATGCCACTGAAGTAAAAACAATAGAACAAATCCAACAACTAGCGACCGTTTCATCCGGTGAGGAGGAAATTGGAGGAATCATTACCCAGGCCTATCAAAAAGTAGGAATGAATGGAATCATCCAGTTTGAACTGGGTAAAAAACAAGAAACAATCTTAGATATTGTGGATGGCATTAAATTTGCCAAAGGATATCTTTCTCCTCTCATGATCAATAAGCAGGAAAAGGCCTGTGTAGAGTTGGAGAATCCATTGATTCTGATTGTTGATGAGAGGATTACGTATATCTATCAAATCATGAGCGTTCTGGAAAGTGTTGTTTCCAGTCAAAGGCCCTTGCTTATTATTTCTGAGGACATCTCAATGGAACTATTGAAGTTGTTAGTGTCCAACAAAATAAATAGAACCATGGAGATCGCTGCCGTTACATCCCCTGGTTACGGGGAGAGGCGGAAAGCTTATCTGGAAGATATTGCCACACTTACAGGAGGAATGGTAATCTCTGAGGAAAATGGGATTACCTTGGAGGAAGTACTCAGCCAACATCTGGGCGGAGCTAAAAAAGTAATTGTCCAAAAAGAAAGCACTTCCATAATTGGCGGGTATGGTTCTAAGACCGAGATAGAGGAAAGAGCCCAACAAGTTAAAGCGCGCATAGTGGATGCCGAGGACGATTGGACCAAAGGTAAGCTTCGGGAGAGATTAGGATGGCTGAATGGAAAGATCTGTACTGTTAAAGTAGGAGGTGCTACAGAAGCAGAAGCGATCAGAAAACAATATTTAGTAGAAGATGCCTTGAACTCTGCAAGAGCAGGGATTGAGCATGGTGTTTTACCCGGAGGCGGAGTTGCTTTACTGGAAGCAGCAAAAATTTTGGAAACTGTTCAAAGTGCTAATAAGGGTGAAATGATAGGAAACAAAATTGTATCGGAAGTCTTAAAACTACCGGTAAAAATTCTCGCCGAAAATAATGGCCGTAACTCCTTGGAGGTTATCTCAGAAATCATGACTTTACCCCAAGGATATGGGTATGATGCATTAACAGACTGTTATGTGGACCTTGTGGAGCAAGGAATTTTTGACGCAGCAGAAGTAACTATTCAGGCATTGCAAAATGCTTATTCTGTTGCAGCTTTGGTCATTAATTCTGAGGGTTTAATCACCTATGAGGTCTGA
- a CDS encoding Crp/Fnr family transcriptional regulator — protein MNVMNSKVHFCLKNIPAFDSLDQRIRDKMCSFASKRLYKVDEYIFKQDEAADTILILMYGVLKLFRVNECGTETILDYVSPGEIVGYDTFFQQNVYNYTSCVAVIESRICCIDRANFEKLLMDEPTLMQTTLSKMSNYLANLNQNILGNKIMHAKEKLKSTFLSLGQDHGVEIEGGIRIDIKLTQQEIADLIGISRSVACQLINELVDEGFIDRKGKTYIIRKEHLCPNLFIMSKWKEC, from the coding sequence ATGAATGTGATGAATAGTAAAGTTCATTTTTGTTTAAAAAATATACCGGCTTTTGATTCTCTGGACCAAAGAATACGTGACAAGATGTGCTCTTTTGCCAGCAAGAGATTATATAAAGTTGACGAATATATTTTTAAACAGGATGAGGCGGCTGATACCATTCTTATATTGATGTATGGCGTCTTGAAGCTTTTTAGAGTAAATGAATGTGGTACAGAAACCATTCTTGATTATGTATCTCCAGGTGAAATCGTCGGATACGATACTTTCTTCCAGCAAAATGTTTATAATTATACTTCTTGTGTTGCTGTAATAGAATCTAGAATATGTTGTATAGATCGGGCCAATTTTGAAAAACTTTTGATGGATGAACCCACTTTAATGCAAACTACATTATCTAAAATGAGCAATTATTTAGCTAATTTAAATCAAAATATATTGGGTAATAAGATTATGCATGCCAAAGAAAAATTAAAAAGCACTTTTTTATCTTTAGGCCAAGATCATGGTGTAGAAATCGAAGGCGGAATCAGAATCGATATAAAATTAACCCAGCAAGAAATTGCAGATTTGATTGGAATTTCCCGGTCGGTAGCCTGTCAATTAATTAACGAACTTGTTGATGAAGGATTCATTGATAGAAAAGGTAAGACTTACATTATTCGCAAAGAACATTTATGCCCTAATTTATTTATTATGAGTAAGTGGAAGGAATGTTAA
- a CDS encoding aldo/keto reductase encodes MDYLGKNIRKLGFGLMRLPMIEKEIDIAQTKEMVDLFMAKGFTYFDTAYGYINGKSEAAIKTALVDRYPRESFQLATKLPAWAVSTAAEAKEMLHTSLRRTGAGYFDYYLMHNVSESRKKVFDDFGIWDYMLELKEKGFARHIGFSYHDKADLLDRILTEHPETEFVQLQINYADWENESVQSRQCYEVALKHSKPIIVMEPVKGGALANPAGSVRKILEEADPKASLASWAIRFAASLDKVITVLSGMSTTQQMKDNLSYMEDFRPLSPEETAVIVRAREALHAIPSIPCTACAYCVKGCPQQIHIPVFLDAMNRNMIFGDLQGAKRAYQIALMLGSTKPSACIACGNCEDVCPQQIHIIDTLKDAETLLA; translated from the coding sequence ATGGACTACTTAGGCAAAAATATACGGAAGCTTGGTTTTGGTCTGATGAGGCTTCCGATGATCGAAAAAGAAATTGATATTGCGCAGACCAAAGAAATGGTTGATCTATTCATGGCCAAGGGTTTCACTTACTTTGATACGGCGTACGGCTACATCAACGGAAAGTCGGAAGCGGCCATAAAAACAGCCCTTGTTGACCGCTATCCCCGTGAGAGCTTTCAGCTTGCTACTAAGCTTCCGGCCTGGGCAGTCTCCACTGCCGCAGAGGCCAAAGAGATGCTCCATACTTCACTTAGGCGCACAGGAGCCGGATATTTTGATTACTATCTGATGCATAATGTGAGTGAAAGCCGCAAGAAAGTCTTTGACGACTTCGGTATTTGGGATTATATGCTGGAGCTAAAAGAAAAGGGATTTGCCCGTCATATCGGTTTTTCCTACCATGACAAGGCTGATTTACTCGATCGCATCCTGACTGAACACCCGGAGACAGAATTTGTTCAACTCCAGATCAACTATGCCGATTGGGAGAACGAATCCGTCCAGTCGCGCCAATGTTATGAGGTGGCACTTAAGCATAGCAAACCGATCATTGTCATGGAGCCTGTCAAGGGCGGCGCACTGGCCAACCCGGCCGGCAGTGTCCGGAAAATACTTGAAGAAGCCGATCCGAAAGCTTCTTTAGCCTCTTGGGCCATTCGCTTTGCCGCTTCTTTGGACAAGGTCATCACTGTCCTCAGCGGGATGTCTACCACCCAGCAGATGAAAGACAATCTTTCCTATATGGAGGATTTCCGGCCTTTAAGTCCCGAAGAAACGGCCGTGATCGTACGGGCACGAGAGGCTCTCCATGCGATTCCCTCTATCCCTTGTACCGCGTGTGCGTATTGTGTCAAAGGATGCCCGCAGCAAATTCACATACCGGTTTTTTTAGATGCCATGAACCGGAATATGATCTTTGGTGATTTACAAGGTGCGAAAAGGGCTTATCAAATTGCCTTGATGCTGGGCAGCACAAAGCCTTCCGCGTGTATTGCCTGCGGCAACTGTGAAGACGTCTGTCCTCAGCAGATCCATATTATTGATACGTTAAAGGATGCTGAAACTCTCTTGGCATAG
- a CDS encoding cell wall-binding repeat-containing protein, with protein sequence MLCFLFFTGWMTSAANADTTQIDRIYGSDRYATAAAISQRGWESSEYAVLARGDDFADALCAGPLAAKYHAPILLTESESLNVDARSEIQRLGVKRVFITGGTSSISAEIETTLREAGVIEIVRLAGNDRYETSVKIAEALNSNKMILATGQNYPDALSIAVVAAQAEIPILLAGKDKLPQSVKEYVQKQTIQQAYIVGGTGVISEGVAQQVPGAFRLAGSDRYATNAAVLEHFSGQLDLARLFVAVGEGPKGTEFADALTGAVLAAKSSSPLILVRDTLPEVTQKYLKGKITPLTVVTGLGGENAVKSSVLQRIINLANTNDGKLSVSPASTIVGATKNIYLVYLPGEDMNNGTVEFFLPDRYLAIAGQDKITINGILNSLTSEQISDAGQRVKISGLNVTTGQKIILTLNDKSVQDVGNYTFKVVADADGSGILRPSSGSLTESRTLPVRFPSLKVGIQLLSYNRPATPLSPKGFVIHSTADPGATAQRIVQYFNYPNRYSSTHYVADWTETVQMIPEDEVAWHAAQTANQRYLSVEMCEPEGNQPEQFKKVWDQTVLLVADACIRYGWDPQKDIFSHMDISYAYRETDHIDPIPFLKKYNKTWQDLLNAIQAKMVELQTN encoded by the coding sequence ATGCTTTGTTTTCTTTTTTTCACCGGATGGATGACAAGCGCAGCAAATGCAGATACGACTCAAATCGATCGAATCTATGGTTCAGACCGTTATGCGACAGCGGCAGCCATTTCCCAGAGAGGATGGGAATCGTCCGAGTATGCTGTCTTGGCCCGCGGTGATGACTTTGCAGACGCCCTCTGCGCGGGACCACTGGCGGCGAAGTATCATGCTCCGATCCTGCTGACGGAGTCTGAATCCCTGAATGTTGATGCACGGAGTGAGATTCAACGGCTTGGTGTCAAGCGTGTATTTATTACAGGCGGGACTTCCAGCATCTCTGCGGAGATTGAGACAACGCTGCGTGAAGCCGGGGTGATCGAGATTGTTCGTCTCGCCGGTAATGACCGCTATGAAACATCAGTAAAAATTGCCGAAGCGTTAAACAGCAACAAGATGATTCTGGCGACAGGGCAGAATTATCCGGATGCACTCTCCATTGCGGTGGTGGCAGCACAAGCGGAAATACCGATCTTACTCGCCGGTAAAGACAAGCTGCCGCAAAGCGTCAAGGAATATGTGCAAAAACAGACCATTCAGCAAGCCTATATTGTTGGAGGTACAGGCGTAATCAGCGAGGGGGTAGCCCAACAAGTGCCGGGAGCTTTCCGGTTAGCCGGGTCTGACCGTTATGCCACCAATGCAGCGGTTTTAGAGCACTTTTCCGGCCAATTAGACCTTGCCCGCTTGTTTGTTGCGGTGGGTGAGGGGCCCAAAGGGACAGAGTTCGCCGATGCTTTGACTGGTGCTGTACTGGCTGCTAAATCATCATCCCCGCTTATTCTCGTCCGTGACACCCTGCCGGAGGTCACGCAAAAATATCTCAAAGGGAAGATCACACCTTTGACGGTTGTGACGGGACTTGGCGGAGAGAATGCGGTTAAATCTTCGGTCCTGCAGCGGATCATTAATTTAGCCAATACCAACGATGGCAAACTTTCAGTATCTCCGGCGAGTACAATCGTGGGAGCCACTAAGAATATATACCTGGTCTATCTTCCTGGGGAGGACATGAACAACGGAACCGTGGAGTTCTTCCTTCCGGATAGGTACTTGGCGATAGCCGGACAGGATAAAATCACGATAAACGGAATCTTAAATTCATTAACCTCTGAACAGATTTCCGATGCTGGACAAAGGGTCAAGATATCGGGGCTGAACGTTACGACCGGTCAAAAAATAATCCTGACGCTTAATGACAAAAGCGTTCAGGACGTTGGCAACTACACTTTTAAGGTGGTTGCGGATGCAGATGGCTCAGGAATTCTCAGACCAAGCTCAGGAAGTCTCACGGAGTCAAGAACGCTTCCGGTCCGTTTCCCGAGTCTTAAAGTGGGGATACAGCTGCTCTCTTACAACCGGCCGGCCACGCCTTTATCCCCCAAAGGATTTGTGATTCATTCCACAGCGGACCCTGGGGCCACCGCGCAGAGAATAGTTCAATATTTTAATTACCCTAACCGTTATTCCTCTACCCATTATGTTGCGGATTGGACTGAAACCGTGCAAATGATCCCGGAAGACGAAGTGGCCTGGCATGCTGCCCAAACAGCCAACCAAAGGTACCTTTCCGTAGAAATGTGTGAACCGGAGGGAAATCAGCCCGAGCAGTTTAAAAAGGTCTGGGATCAGACCGTCCTTTTGGTTGCAGATGCCTGTATCCGGTATGGTTGGGACCCTCAAAAGGATATCTTCAGCCATATGGATATCTCTTATGCCTATCGGGAAACAGATCATATTGACCCCATCCCGTTCCTGAAAAAATATAACAAGACCTGGCAGGATTTGTTGAATGCAATTCAAGCAAAGATGGTTGAACTGCAAACGAATTAA
- a CDS encoding GyrI-like domain-containing protein has protein sequence MFQIEFSERKAQPALVVRTKTAVAELPKVIGESYGKIMGYLNELGVQPIDAPYTAYYNLDMENLDVEMGFPVAKLFPDKEDIHAREIPAGRFASCIYKGPYSGMQQPYNEMFRWIEENGCKPAGEYYEYYYNAPSDVPESELLTKIVMPVIQK, from the coding sequence ATGTTTCAAATTGAATTTTCGGAGCGTAAAGCTCAGCCTGCTCTGGTGGTCAGGACGAAAACGGCCGTGGCCGAACTGCCGAAAGTGATCGGCGAAAGCTATGGGAAGATCATGGGATATCTGAATGAACTGGGTGTCCAGCCGATCGATGCTCCATATACCGCCTACTACAACCTGGATATGGAGAACTTGGATGTAGAAATGGGGTTCCCCGTTGCTAAGCTTTTCCCGGATAAGGAGGACATTCATGCTCGGGAGATTCCAGCCGGCAGATTTGCCAGCTGCATTTACAAAGGACCCTATAGCGGGATGCAGCAGCCTTATAACGAAATGTTCCGCTGGATCGAAGAAAACGGCTGCAAACCGGCAGGCGAGTATTACGAATACTACTATAATGCCCCCAGCGATGTTCCGGAGAGTGAACTTCTGACCAAAATTGTAATGCCGGTTATTCAAAAATAA
- a CDS encoding GMC family oxidoreductase N-terminal domain-containing protein, with translation MKRVIVVGSGAGGAAAAKKLQGKFQVTVLEAGREFKPFSINLSVLEKLRKTGLFFDEREIQLLFPSMSVKKTPDSMVMVSGKGLGGTTTLSAGNALRMDKGLKDLGIDLNDEFEELYREIPVTDDHWPKWQNSTKRLFKICTEMDLKPAPLPKLGNYQRCTGCGRCVLGCPYHVKWDSRQFLNAAQDLGAKLITGCQVVKLVMEKGLVKGVQAQKDFNTVFYPADLVILAAGGFSTPVILQNSGIECENRLFVDPVLCVAARQKGSLQNKELSMPFAVQREHAILSPYFDYLSFFFHPSWRYPAQDIVSLMIKLADSSAGTVDHKNIRKKLSDIDQERLREEVRLCTEILRRYGIKKDDIFLGTVNAGHPGGMLPLTANEAVTFHSPKLPENLYVADATLFPESLGNPPILTIMAMAKRVSKIIIDKNGL, from the coding sequence ATGAAAAGGGTAATCGTCGTCGGCAGCGGTGCGGGAGGGGCTGCCGCGGCCAAGAAACTGCAGGGGAAGTTTCAGGTGACAGTCCTGGAGGCAGGCCGGGAATTCAAGCCGTTTTCTATTAATTTATCTGTCCTGGAAAAGCTAAGAAAAACCGGACTGTTCTTTGATGAGAGGGAAATACAACTGCTGTTTCCGTCGATGAGCGTCAAGAAAACCCCGGACAGCATGGTGATGGTCAGCGGGAAGGGCTTAGGCGGGACGACCACGCTTTCGGCAGGAAATGCGCTGCGTATGGACAAAGGGCTTAAGGACCTTGGCATTGATCTAAACGATGAATTTGAGGAGCTTTACCGGGAAATCCCTGTCACCGATGACCATTGGCCCAAATGGCAGAATTCCACAAAAAGGCTGTTTAAGATATGCACGGAAATGGACCTGAAGCCTGCGCCTCTGCCCAAGCTGGGCAATTATCAGCGCTGTACCGGCTGTGGGAGATGTGTCCTGGGCTGCCCGTATCATGTCAAATGGGACAGCCGTCAATTTCTGAACGCTGCACAGGATTTGGGTGCGAAGCTCATCACAGGCTGCCAGGTAGTAAAGCTTGTTATGGAAAAGGGTCTCGTAAAAGGGGTTCAGGCCCAAAAAGACTTCAACACCGTATTTTATCCGGCAGATCTTGTGATCCTGGCGGCAGGCGGATTTTCAACCCCCGTCATTCTTCAGAATTCGGGGATCGAATGCGAAAACAGGCTGTTTGTTGATCCGGTTCTTTGCGTGGCTGCCCGGCAAAAGGGCAGCCTTCAGAACAAAGAGCTTTCGATGCCCTTTGCCGTACAGAGGGAGCATGCTATTTTATCCCCTTATTTTGATTATCTGAGCTTTTTCTTTCATCCTAGCTGGCGGTACCCCGCTCAGGATATTGTATCTCTGATGATTAAGCTGGCGGATTCAAGCGCTGGAACGGTTGATCACAAAAACATCAGAAAAAAGCTGAGCGATATAGATCAGGAAAGATTGCGGGAGGAAGTCCGGCTTTGCACCGAGATCCTTCGCAGGTATGGGATAAAAAAAGACGATATTTTCCTGGGAACGGTCAATGCCGGACACCCCGGCGGCATGCTGCCGCTTACCGCAAACGAAGCCGTGACCTTCCACAGCCCCAAGCTGCCTGAAAATCTGTATGTCGCTGATGCAACGCTGTTCCCTGAGTCTTTGGGGAATCCGCCGATTTTAACAATCATGGCGATGGCGAAGAGGGTCAGTAAAATCATCATTGACAAAAATGGCCTGTAA
- a CDS encoding radical SAM protein, translating into MSEFKNKIALARSLWANKQIIRVKPSINWFLVKYMGKFRLLNVGGQLVLHSHLPPINSKAFTRFINEHLLARTEGPSHAQISLTDACPQHCAYCYNKNRSGELLNTAEIKQLIQDLKKMGVFWLGFTGGEPLLNKDLVEIVQSAGDDCAIKLFTTGMGITQELAAELKRAGLCYVSISLDHWQEEEHDRIRGCHGAFRAALQAIEIFKSTGVHVGVSTVISREMLQKNQVEKFLAFLISLGIDEAWLSETKPTVEAFWHETAILTEEERLSLVHLQDKYNQERKITVNYLGHFEGGEHFGCNAGHKMVYIDAFGEVSPCVFTPITFGNVRDKSAQAVFSEMKAHFPSESSCFMNKNYALLKKYAKGQSPLSKEDTLEMMKEVRFSPLSEFFRLYNKG; encoded by the coding sequence ATGTCCGAATTCAAGAATAAGATTGCCTTAGCCAGATCGCTATGGGCAAACAAGCAAATTATCAGGGTCAAACCTTCAATCAATTGGTTCCTGGTGAAATACATGGGGAAGTTCCGTTTGCTGAATGTTGGCGGGCAGCTGGTCCTTCATTCCCATTTGCCCCCGATAAACAGCAAAGCCTTTACCCGCTTTATCAACGAGCACCTTCTGGCAAGGACGGAGGGGCCCTCCCATGCTCAAATCAGCCTGACCGATGCTTGTCCTCAACATTGTGCCTATTGTTACAATAAGAACCGAAGCGGGGAACTTCTCAATACGGCAGAAATCAAGCAGCTTATTCAGGATCTAAAGAAAATGGGTGTTTTCTGGTTGGGCTTTACCGGCGGGGAACCGCTTCTGAACAAAGATCTCGTGGAGATCGTCCAAAGCGCCGGAGATGATTGCGCCATTAAGCTGTTTACCACAGGCATGGGCATTACCCAAGAGCTGGCGGCGGAGCTGAAGCGGGCGGGCCTTTGCTATGTCTCAATCAGCCTGGACCATTGGCAGGAGGAAGAACATGACCGGATCAGAGGATGCCATGGGGCTTTCCGGGCGGCGCTTCAGGCGATCGAAATATTTAAAAGCACAGGTGTCCATGTCGGTGTATCGACGGTCATCTCCAGGGAGATGCTTCAGAAAAATCAGGTCGAGAAATTTTTAGCGTTCCTGATCAGCCTTGGGATTGATGAAGCCTGGCTGAGTGAAACCAAACCCACGGTGGAGGCCTTTTGGCATGAGACTGCAATCCTTACTGAAGAAGAACGTTTGAGCCTTGTGCACTTGCAGGATAAATACAATCAAGAGCGAAAAATCACGGTCAATTATCTTGGGCATTTTGAAGGGGGAGAGCATTTCGGCTGTAATGCAGGCCATAAAATGGTCTATATCGATGCCTTTGGCGAGGTAAGCCCGTGTGTATTTACGCCGATAACCTTCGGCAATGTTCGGGATAAATCGGCGCAAGCCGTTTTTTCGGAGATGAAAGCGCATTTTCCGTCGGAAAGCAGCTGCTTTATGAACAAAAACTATGCGTTGCTGAAAAAATATGCTAAAGGGCAATCGCCCCTTAGCAAAGAAGATACGCTGGAGATGATGAAGGAAGTCCGGTTCAGTCCGTTGTCCGAATTTTTCCGGCTCTATAATAAGGGGTAA
- a CDS encoding sigma factor, with protein sequence MSGFTGSIPTAEDLAQEVFLRLYNLDWTQIHHPDAWLTKCSFYAACNYNLFR encoded by the coding sequence ATTTCCGGTTTCACCGGAAGCATCCCCACAGCCGAAGATCTTGCTCAGGAAGTATTTCTCCGCTTATACAACTTGGATTGGACCCAAATCCATCATCCGGATGCCTGGCTTACGAAATGCAGTTTTTATGCCGCCTGCAATTATAATCTGTTCCGGTAA
- a CDS encoding metal-dependent hydrolase, with protein MIFFGHLGLTGLAAKAAEKSLGNIQIDYRVVFVGSILPDLIDKPIGRFLFAETFHTGRVFAHTVLFLFLLLGIGYYRWQRYRKNGWLVLAGSCLCHDIFDAMWVIPQTFYWPLHGLKFYASTEASWIQADWTSLMTDPASYVPEITGLSIILYFLRKLIVHHRVKVFLKNGVL; from the coding sequence ATGATTTTCTTTGGACATTTGGGATTGACAGGGTTAGCTGCCAAAGCAGCTGAAAAATCCTTAGGAAACATTCAAATTGATTATAGAGTCGTCTTTGTCGGGTCCATTTTGCCCGATTTGATTGATAAACCGATCGGCCGCTTTTTGTTTGCAGAAACCTTTCATACCGGCAGGGTATTTGCACACACCGTATTGTTTCTGTTTCTCTTATTGGGGATCGGATACTACCGTTGGCAGCGGTACCGAAAGAATGGCTGGCTGGTGCTGGCCGGAAGCTGTCTTTGCCATGACATCTTTGACGCCATGTGGGTGATTCCTCAGACATTTTATTGGCCGCTTCATGGCCTGAAATTTTATGCGTCAACCGAAGCGTCATGGATTCAAGCAGATTGGACCAGCCTAATGACTGATCCGGCATCTTATGTACCGGAGATTACAGGGCTATCAATCATCCTGTATTTCCTCCGAAAACTGATTGTACACCATAGAGTTAAGGTCTTCCTTAAAAACGGGGTACTATAA